Genomic DNA from Streptococcus uberis:
ACATCAACATCCATGAAATCAGCTATCTTGCCGCAATCTTCACAAACCACATTAACGTGTTGGTGCCCCATAAAATCATAATATGTGGTTAAATCATTTGAAATTTTAATTTCAGAGACAAAACCCTCATCTACTAAAACCCTTAAATTGTTATAAACCGTTGCCAAACTCATGTTAGGAAAATCATCTTTCAGATCACGATAAATCCTATCAGCACTTGGATGCTCAGTGGATAAAACCATATAAGAAATAATGGCTTTACGCGTCTCCGTAATCCTAATGTGCTTTTCACGTAGATGCTCTAGAACATTTTCATAGGCATCCAATGCTTGTTGATTATGTGAATGAACATCCATAAGCATCTCCTAACTTTTGCTTTTATGTGCGAGTAATTCCTTATTACTTTTCTAATAAGTTCTGATAATCAATTTTGATACAATGATCCATCACGATATGGTGACGTCCAGCTGATGTTAATAAGAAGGTTGCCTCTTCACTTTCAAGACCTAATTGTGCCCAAAAAACCTTAGCATCTGTTTCTAAAAAGTCTTTGGCAACTTGCGGCAAGGCCTCACTTCTTCTGAAAACATCCACAATATCAATGGGATAAGGAATGTCTTGCAAATGAGCATAGACTTTCTGTCCCAAAAGCAATTGCCCTTCACATTTGGGATTAACTGGAACAATATGATAGCCTTTTTCTTGTAAAAACTGGGCAACCCTAAAAGCAGCTGTGTCTTGTCTATCTGATAGTCCAACTACCGCAATAGTTTTAGCCTCTTCTAAATAGTTCTTAATAACCTGATCTGAAGGATTTTGAAACACTTCTGCCATTTGACTTCCTCTTTTTTATTTATACAGATAATAGCAACTCAAAAATAGTAAGATAAAAGCCAATGCAAGCAAAAGCATTATTACCGCTAACTTCAATATCAGTCTAAGCAACCACTCAAAACCATTCATTGACAAACTCATCTTCCTATTTTCATTTCATTATAACACAAGTAAGGAAAATGAGAAAGATTTGATAATAGCCCTACTTAGCCTCGTACCAACTCTTACCTGAATTTTCATCTGCCCTTAAAGGAACTGATAAATCAACAGCATGCTCCATAGTTTCTTTGACCAGTTGTTTGACCTTCTCGAGTTCATCTTTTGGCACTTCTAAAACAATTTCATCATGTACCTGCAAGAGCATTTTTGTTTTGAAGCGCCCCTCTTCTAAGGCCTTATCTAAATTAATCATGGCAATTTTGAGAATATCGGCAGCACTACCCTGAATAGGCGAATTAATAGCTGTCCGTTCTGCAAAAGATCTCACATTAAAATTGCGTGAATTAATATCTGGTAGTTCACGACGACGTTTAAAGAGTGTTTCCACATAGCCTTTATCTTTAGCTTCCCGAACAATAGAATCCATATAATCTTTGATTCCTGGATATCGGTCAAAATAAGTATTAATGTATTCTTTTGCTTTTTGACGACTGATGCCTAAATTGTTAGATAAGCCAAAATCAGAAATACCATAGACAATTCCAAAGTTTACTGCCTTTGCATTACGACGGTCGTTAGCAGTCACATCTTCTTCCTTGTCAATACCAAAGACACGCATAGCTGTGGATGTGTGAATATCCGCATCTTCATTAAAGGCAGTAATCAAATGTTGATCTCCTGAAATATGAGCTAAGACACGTAATTCGATTTGAGAATAATCCGAACTCAACAAAAGAGCATCTTCTGACGATGCCGTAAAAGCCTTACGGATCAAGCGCCCCTGTTCCATTCGGATAGGGATATTTTGAAGGTTGGGATCAATACTTGAGAGTCGACCTGTTTGGGTTAAATCCTGAACATATCTGGTATGGATTTTCCCATCTTCCATAATATAATCTTGAAGACCAATCAAATAGGTAGACTGCAATTTTGTAATTTGACGGTAGTCTAATATTTTGGCAACGACTGGTGCAATTGGGGCTAGACGTTCTAAGACATCAACAGCAGTGGAATAACCTGTCTTAGTTTTCTTTGTCATTTCTATAGGCAATTGCATCTTTTCAAATAAAATCGATCCTAATTGCTTTGGAGAATTAATGTTGAATTCTTCACCAGCCAAGTCATAAATTTCTTGCGTCAGCCTATCAATAATCACCTTATTTTGCTCAGCCATTTCAACTAAGGTTTCTTTATTGACCTTAATACCAGTGATCTCCATCTTTGCGAGAACATTTGCTAAGGGCATCTCAATGTCTTCAAAAAGTGCCAGTTGATCATGGTCAGACAACTTGTCTAGCATAGTCGCTTTGCTTTCAACCAAAACTTTGATTTTTTTGGCTAAATGAGCAAAAAGGAGGCCTTTGTCTGGAAAAGCACGTTTCACCCCTTTTCCGTATACCACATCATCTGATTCCAAATGGATATTGGTATGCACCCTTGCTATGGTTGACAACTGATTATCATCA
This window encodes:
- a CDS encoding CoA-binding protein, with the protein product MAEVFQNPSDQVIKNYLEEAKTIAVVGLSDRQDTAAFRVAQFLQEKGYHIVPVNPKCEGQLLLGQKVYAHLQDIPYPIDIVDVFRRSEALPQVAKDFLETDAKVFWAQLGLESEEATFLLTSAGRHHIVMDHCIKIDYQNLLEK
- the perR gene encoding peroxide-responsive transcriptional repressor PerR, with the translated sequence MDVHSHNQQALDAYENVLEHLREKHIRITETRKAIISYMVLSTEHPSADRIYRDLKDDFPNMSLATVYNNLRVLVDEGFVSEIKISNDLTTYYDFMGHQHVNVVCEDCGKIADFMDVDVMDVAKEAHDQTGYRITRIPIIAYGICPDCQKKNKRFY
- the polA gene encoding DNA polymerase I, whose translation is MENKNKLLLIDGSSVAFRAFFALYQQIDRFRNQAGLHTNAIYGFHLMLDHMMKRVQPTHILVAFDAGKTTFRTEMYADYKGGRAKTPDEFREQFPYIREMLKALGVPYYDLVNYEADDIIGTLDKIAERTEVPFDVTIVSGDKDLIQLTDANTVVEISKKGVAEFEEFTPDYLMEKMGITPEQFIDLKALMGDKSDNIPGVTKIGEKTGLKLLQEYGSLEGIYANVDSFKPSKMKENLINDKAQAFLSKTLATIDTNAPITIGLEDLVYHGPNHEALASFYDEMGFVQLRAALSNQLPKEPEEEIVYHEVVDDISPDMFTDDTFIYFELLNDNYHREDITTFAWGNTENIYVSQNPEVLKTDVFQAFLRKPMATYDFKRAKILLSHLNIDVPRGAFDARLANYLLSNVDDNQLSTIARVHTNIHLESDDVVYGKGVKRAFPDKGLLFAHLAKKIKVLVESKATMLDKLSDHDQLALFEDIEMPLANVLAKMEITGIKVNKETLVEMAEQNKVIIDRLTQEIYDLAGEEFNINSPKQLGSILFEKMQLPIEMTKKTKTGYSTAVDVLERLAPIAPVVAKILDYRQITKLQSTYLIGLQDYIMEDGKIHTRYVQDLTQTGRLSSIDPNLQNIPIRMEQGRLIRKAFTASSEDALLLSSDYSQIELRVLAHISGDQHLITAFNEDADIHTSTAMRVFGIDKEEDVTANDRRNAKAVNFGIVYGISDFGLSNNLGISRQKAKEYINTYFDRYPGIKDYMDSIVREAKDKGYVETLFKRRRELPDINSRNFNVRSFAERTAINSPIQGSAADILKIAMINLDKALEEGRFKTKMLLQVHDEIVLEVPKDELEKVKQLVKETMEHAVDLSVPLRADENSGKSWYEAK